A window from Mycolicibacterium tokaiense encodes these proteins:
- a CDS encoding FAD-binding oxidoreductase — MTVTDLTGEHLDDHTVAPLRARIRGTVSLPSDPGYARATPWNVAVPVRPAAVVFVADARDVAEAVLFAAAHRLTVAVQATGHGALPVGPSTLLVHTGELSGCHVDAHHRTALVGAGVRWQQVLDAATPFGLAAACGSAPGVGVVGFLTGGGIGPLVRSIGLSSDHVRAFELVTGTGEILWVTPDQHAELFWGLRGGKGTLGIVTAVEIDLLPIPEFYGGALYFGADDAAAVLRAWQGWLAGLPDTVTTSLALQQLPPLPDVPEPLAGRFTLAVRFVALGDPAEAEQVLAPLRAVATPLIDTVSVMPYAGIGAVHADPVDPMPVHEGHALLHELTPEAVEALLAVAGPASGSLQVIVELRHLGGAMARPAAHRSAFCHRDAAFSMATIGALMPEIAEMVPGHAASVLDALAPWSTGGALPNFGPSADATRVARCYDEDTLHWLAALAQRYDPAGVFRVGQVARHPL; from the coding sequence ATGACCGTCACCGACCTGACCGGTGAACACCTCGACGACCACACGGTGGCCCCGCTGCGGGCCCGCATCCGCGGCACCGTGTCGCTGCCGTCCGATCCCGGATACGCCAGGGCGACCCCGTGGAATGTCGCCGTACCGGTGCGTCCGGCTGCGGTGGTGTTCGTCGCCGACGCCCGGGATGTCGCCGAGGCGGTGCTCTTCGCCGCAGCGCACCGCCTGACGGTCGCGGTGCAGGCCACCGGCCACGGTGCTCTGCCGGTGGGGCCGTCCACCCTGCTGGTGCACACCGGTGAGCTCAGCGGGTGTCACGTCGACGCTCACCACCGCACCGCGCTGGTGGGTGCGGGGGTCCGGTGGCAGCAGGTGCTCGACGCGGCCACACCCTTCGGCTTGGCCGCTGCCTGCGGGTCCGCCCCGGGCGTCGGGGTGGTCGGCTTCCTGACCGGCGGGGGTATCGGCCCGCTGGTGCGCAGCATCGGGCTGTCCTCGGACCACGTCCGCGCATTCGAGCTGGTGACGGGTACGGGCGAGATCCTATGGGTCACACCGGATCAGCACGCTGAACTCTTCTGGGGCCTGCGTGGTGGTAAAGGAACTCTCGGCATCGTGACCGCGGTGGAGATCGATCTGCTGCCCATCCCCGAGTTCTACGGTGGTGCACTGTATTTCGGTGCCGATGACGCTGCCGCGGTGTTGCGTGCCTGGCAAGGCTGGCTCGCCGGGCTGCCCGACACGGTGACCACCTCGCTTGCGCTGCAACAACTTCCCCCGCTGCCGGATGTGCCGGAACCGCTGGCCGGCCGGTTCACGCTGGCGGTGCGCTTCGTCGCCCTCGGCGATCCCGCCGAGGCCGAGCAGGTGCTGGCGCCCCTGCGGGCCGTCGCCACACCCCTGATCGACACGGTGTCAGTGATGCCCTACGCGGGCATCGGCGCCGTGCACGCCGATCCGGTGGACCCGATGCCGGTGCACGAAGGGCATGCGCTGCTGCACGAGCTGACGCCCGAGGCGGTGGAGGCGCTGCTGGCGGTGGCCGGGCCGGCGTCGGGTTCGCTGCAGGTCATCGTGGAGTTGCGTCACCTCGGCGGAGCCATGGCCCGGCCGGCCGCGCACCGCAGCGCGTTCTGTCACCGCGACGCCGCGTTCTCCATGGCCACCATCGGGGCGCTGATGCCGGAGATTGCCGAGATGGTGCCGGGGCACGCCGCCTCGGTGCTCGACGCGCTGGCCCCCTGGTCGACCGGGGGAGCACTGCCCAACTTCGGCCCTTCTGCCGATGCGACCAGAGTGGCGCGCTGCTACGACGAGGACACCCTGCACTGGCTGGCCGCCCTGGCGCAGCGGTACGACCCCGCCGGGGTCTTCCGGGTGGGGCAGGTCGCCCGCCATCCGCTGTAA
- a CDS encoding helix-turn-helix domain-containing protein, with protein MARNWREIRAEAVEQGRVEPARADSARKQMHEAVQAYRLAEIRKAHGHARQADVAALMGVSQARVSQLESGDLAHTELRTLQSYVAALGGHLRIVADFGEDSVELTA; from the coding sequence ATGGCACGCAATTGGCGTGAGATCCGAGCCGAGGCGGTGGAACAGGGTCGCGTGGAACCCGCACGCGCAGACTCGGCACGCAAGCAGATGCATGAAGCCGTCCAGGCTTACCGTCTCGCCGAGATTCGGAAGGCGCACGGCCACGCTCGCCAGGCCGACGTCGCGGCGCTCATGGGCGTCTCGCAGGCGCGGGTCTCGCAATTGGAGAGCGGCGACTTGGCGCATACGGAGTTGAGGACGCTGCAGTCCTACGTCGCCGCACTCGGTGGACACTTGCGGATTGTTGCCGACTTCGGTGAGGACAGCGTCGAACTGACGGCCTGA
- a CDS encoding type II toxin-antitoxin system RelE/ParE family toxin has translation MAWVVLLLEEVERWYFTLDDDTMTSVTGAIDLLEAEGPALGRPTVDRVNGSTFHIMKELRPAGTSVRILFIFDPQRQAILLLGGDKAGNWRSWYDKNIPVADERYARWLATGEGGE, from the coding sequence ATGGCGTGGGTGGTGCTCCTGCTGGAGGAGGTTGAACGGTGGTACTTCACGCTGGACGACGACACCATGACGTCGGTGACCGGGGCGATCGACTTACTCGAGGCGGAGGGGCCCGCCTTGGGCCGGCCCACGGTGGACCGGGTGAACGGCTCGACGTTCCACATCATGAAGGAGCTGCGTCCCGCCGGTACCAGCGTCCGCATCCTGTTCATCTTCGATCCGCAGCGACAGGCGATCCTGCTGCTCGGCGGAGACAAGGCCGGGAACTGGCGAAGCTGGTACGACAAGAACATCCCGGTCGCGGACGAGCGTTATGCCAGATGGCTGGCGACCGGCGAGGGAGGTGAGTAG
- a CDS encoding site-specific integrase, giving the protein MKGSVYHRGAKWYYKFRSPQRDPTTGTYPWITKGGFDTEREAWKACRDAMRDADRGRIVKPSTRTVGEFLTEWLTAVDPTLDATTWRSWSDYARWYVIPHIGGERLQRLDEPTLLKLYAKLLAEGRVKRDNDSAMYAYWSRRVARGDEPTPRTVSEACGTSIHAARAAVRRYRSGIVPEPTPRGLAPKTVRNVHAFMHRALVDAVAWKFLTDNPASNVKPPRRPRTRRQVWRPEEIQTFLASVRHDRFGALFLLELTTGIRRGQICGLRWSAVDLDAGHIAVHDNRVVVGGQARDKAGGKTRNADKTISIDRATVAALRRWREVQDGERAFFGPDYHPGGYMFTYEDGRPLHPDSIRQRFDRLSAAAGLSRITFHDLRHSYATGALRAGVNPKVISERIGHANVGFFLETYAHVLQNDDREAAEQAAGFLIGHAWAEDDEDADPTDLE; this is encoded by the coding sequence ATGAAGGGATCGGTGTACCATCGGGGAGCGAAGTGGTACTACAAATTCCGCTCACCGCAACGCGATCCCACCACCGGCACATATCCCTGGATCACCAAAGGCGGCTTCGACACCGAGAGGGAGGCCTGGAAGGCTTGCCGTGACGCGATGCGTGACGCTGACCGCGGCCGCATCGTCAAACCCTCCACCCGAACCGTCGGCGAGTTCCTGACGGAATGGCTCACCGCAGTCGACCCCACACTCGACGCCACCACCTGGCGCAGCTGGAGCGACTACGCGCGGTGGTACGTCATCCCGCACATCGGCGGCGAGCGCCTTCAACGACTCGACGAACCCACGCTGCTGAAGCTCTACGCGAAACTGCTCGCCGAGGGACGCGTCAAACGCGACAACGACTCGGCGATGTACGCGTACTGGTCGAGGCGCGTCGCGCGCGGTGACGAGCCCACACCGCGCACGGTGTCTGAGGCCTGCGGTACCTCGATTCACGCCGCCCGCGCCGCGGTGCGCCGATACCGGTCCGGCATCGTGCCGGAACCGACGCCGCGAGGTCTCGCACCCAAGACGGTCCGCAACGTACATGCGTTCATGCATCGCGCCCTGGTCGACGCGGTCGCGTGGAAGTTCCTCACCGACAACCCCGCAAGCAATGTGAAGCCGCCCCGACGGCCGCGCACCCGTCGCCAGGTCTGGCGGCCGGAGGAGATTCAGACCTTCCTCGCCTCGGTGCGGCATGACCGCTTCGGCGCGCTGTTCCTGCTGGAGCTCACGACGGGTATCCGGCGCGGCCAGATCTGCGGGCTGCGGTGGTCTGCCGTCGACCTCGACGCCGGCCACATCGCGGTTCACGACAACCGCGTGGTGGTCGGTGGGCAGGCTCGCGACAAAGCCGGCGGCAAGACGCGCAACGCCGACAAGACCATCTCGATCGACCGCGCCACCGTGGCCGCACTGCGCCGTTGGCGTGAGGTCCAGGACGGCGAGCGCGCGTTCTTCGGGCCCGACTATCACCCCGGCGGCTACATGTTCACCTACGAAGACGGTCGGCCGTTGCACCCGGACTCGATCCGGCAGCGATTCGACCGTCTGTCGGCCGCAGCCGGCTTGTCCCGCATCACCTTTCACGACCTGCGCCACTCGTACGCCACCGGTGCACTCCGGGCGGGAGTCAATCCGAAGGTCATCAGCGAACGCATCGGCCACGCCAACGTCGGCTTCTTCCTCGAGACGTACGCCCACGTGCTGCAGAACGACGACCGGGAGGCCGCCGAGCAGGCGGCCGGATTCCTGATCGGTCACGCGTGGGCCGAAGACGACGAGGACGCCGACCCGACAGACCTCGAGTGA
- a CDS encoding helix-turn-helix domain-containing protein — protein MEDNPFKGLPLLLSVPHAAELLGISRAAAYRLVNSGELPVRRLGGRVYVVTSGLRELAS, from the coding sequence ATGGAAGACAACCCGTTCAAGGGACTGCCCCTGCTTCTCTCCGTGCCGCACGCCGCGGAGCTGCTGGGGATCAGCCGAGCAGCGGCGTATCGCCTCGTGAACTCCGGCGAATTGCCGGTTCGCCGGCTGGGCGGCCGCGTCTATGTCGTCACCTCAGGCCTCCGTGAGCTCGCGTCATGA
- the mobF gene encoding MobF family relaxase: MMLTIAKLKRWSINYYIDTAQAAERASNDRSRSVGGLGEYYSEHETRTPVWVCAGDTCRAAALVGLTDAQRAGGEADAGVVARWLDDGVAPSGARGRAFGERGVHGFDLTFCAPKSVSLVRALRVDDVVMKAMADAHDAALREAMEYLSTHAGYTRVHNPRTGEKDLVRLPGLVSVAYQHETSRCGDPHLHTHVIVPNRQARADGQLVSIDGASLYHEARAAGVIYQATLRRELHRSMVFEWAPVDPSTGMAELAGVDRDTITAWSRRSTALREWAAGNLKVVEGPLSAAQLATAQKATRPSKPEELVRGQLGDAVASGCAGPAPGPHSVRGGARGAARSCADAVRPCAPGRGCGEDREGGVHPGRPDGDCRGAASGRQ, encoded by the coding sequence ATGATGTTGACGATCGCCAAGCTGAAGCGGTGGTCGATCAACTACTACATCGACACCGCCCAGGCGGCCGAGCGCGCGTCCAACGATCGCAGTCGGTCGGTCGGTGGGCTGGGGGAGTACTACTCCGAACACGAGACCCGCACTCCGGTGTGGGTGTGTGCGGGTGACACCTGCCGCGCGGCGGCTTTGGTCGGGTTGACAGACGCCCAGCGCGCGGGCGGGGAGGCTGACGCGGGGGTGGTGGCGCGCTGGCTCGATGATGGGGTCGCCCCGAGCGGTGCGCGCGGCCGCGCATTCGGCGAGCGCGGGGTGCACGGTTTCGATCTGACGTTCTGCGCACCGAAGAGTGTGTCGTTGGTGCGGGCGTTGCGCGTCGATGACGTCGTGATGAAGGCGATGGCCGACGCGCACGACGCCGCTTTGCGTGAGGCGATGGAGTATCTGTCTACGCACGCGGGCTACACGCGGGTGCACAACCCACGGACCGGCGAGAAGGATCTGGTGCGGCTGCCCGGTCTGGTGTCGGTCGCGTATCAACATGAGACGTCGCGGTGCGGGGACCCGCATCTGCACACCCATGTCATCGTCCCCAACCGGCAGGCCCGCGCCGACGGGCAGTTGGTGTCGATCGACGGAGCCTCGCTGTATCACGAGGCCCGGGCCGCTGGAGTGATCTACCAAGCCACCCTGCGCCGGGAACTGCACCGCTCCATGGTGTTCGAGTGGGCGCCGGTCGACCCATCCACGGGGATGGCGGAGCTGGCCGGGGTGGACCGCGACACCATCACTGCGTGGTCGCGGCGATCTACCGCCTTGCGGGAGTGGGCCGCCGGCAACCTCAAGGTCGTCGAGGGGCCGTTGTCGGCGGCGCAGCTGGCCACCGCGCAGAAGGCCACCCGACCGTCCAAGCCGGAAGAGCTGGTCCGGGGCCAGCTGGGTGACGCAGTGGCGAGCGGATGCGCGGGGCCTGCGCCTGGACCGCACAGCGTTCGAGGAGGCGCGCGCGGCGCGGCGCGCAGCTGCGCGGACGCCGTTCGGCCGTGCGCGCCTGGCCGAGGCTGCGGAGAAGATCGAGAAGGCGGCGTTCACCCGGGCCGACCTGATGGAGATTGTCGGGGCGCAGCTTCCGGTCGACAGTGA
- a CDS encoding ATP-dependent DNA helicase yields MSAPAGAGKTTSLRSLNAAVKRRHSGTVVVLAPTGKAVDVAVREGAGDTGYTIAKALRMLQRNELHLAPSTLIVVDEAGMVGTEDLRRLLTATTAAGAKTVLVGDAHQLAPVKARGGMFAQLCQDLPWTQELSEVWRMRDPDEREASLALRDGGLNAAQRAVDWYRDHDRLHYGDPVTMAHDALLAYEAAKADHQDALLICDTKELARALNRRLHEQRIGRDDPTLVAHGQRIGVGDLIISCRNDPSITVRKSPHAAVTAAPVRNGNRWRIAAIDSVRYRIAAVRLDDGAAAVFSGNYLREQINLGYAVTVHSAQGVTADTCHALLGEKASREMLYVAMTRGRRDNTAYLYE; encoded by the coding sequence TTGTCGGCGCCGGCCGGGGCAGGTAAGACGACGTCGCTCCGTTCCCTCAATGCCGCGGTGAAGCGCCGCCACAGCGGGACGGTGGTGGTGCTCGCACCGACGGGCAAGGCCGTCGATGTCGCGGTCCGCGAAGGCGCCGGCGACACGGGCTACACGATCGCCAAAGCGCTAAGGATGCTGCAACGCAACGAATTACACCTCGCCCCGTCGACGCTTATCGTCGTGGACGAGGCCGGGATGGTGGGCACTGAAGACCTGCGCCGGCTGTTGACCGCCACGACAGCTGCGGGCGCCAAGACCGTTCTGGTGGGCGACGCCCACCAGCTCGCCCCAGTCAAAGCCCGTGGCGGGATGTTCGCCCAACTTTGCCAAGACTTGCCATGGACGCAGGAGCTGTCCGAGGTGTGGCGGATGCGCGACCCGGATGAGCGGGAAGCCTCGCTAGCGCTGCGCGACGGCGGACTAAACGCCGCCCAACGTGCGGTGGATTGGTATCGCGACCATGACCGTCTGCACTATGGTGACCCGGTCACCATGGCCCACGACGCGCTTCTTGCATACGAAGCCGCCAAAGCCGACCATCAAGACGCGCTGCTGATCTGCGACACTAAAGAACTGGCGCGCGCCCTCAACCGGCGACTGCACGAACAACGTATCGGGCGAGACGACCCCACACTCGTCGCGCACGGGCAGCGCATCGGGGTGGGCGATCTCATCATCAGCTGCCGAAACGATCCCAGCATTACGGTGCGGAAGAGCCCGCACGCCGCCGTTACCGCTGCACCCGTACGCAATGGGAATCGTTGGCGAATCGCAGCGATCGACTCGGTGCGCTACCGAATCGCCGCGGTGCGGCTTGATGATGGTGCCGCCGCAGTGTTTAGCGGGAATTATCTGCGCGAGCAAATTAACCTTGGATACGCGGTTACCGTGCACTCTGCCCAAGGCGTCACCGCCGACACCTGTCACGCTCTGCTTGGAGAGAAGGCTAGCCGAGAAATGTTGTACGTCGCCATGACTCGCGGCCGCCGCGACAACACTGCATACCTTTACGAATGA
- a CDS encoding SIR2 family protein: MPEDEDELTEAPPTLLQQDHLALGERKWTSGEPLPPRRYVEAFIAALLQSEHLNLLVGSGLTTGLAAAAKVQLKADLAAKITTGDAELDLMLEAAAGLSARASGRGDQPNVEDRLRVALQAYAGLAVVRDQRESLLRQTIDNVLHSVRDSVAAVESGLRDQSLAGNDGAKAVDLLTSFLGTFVGRVPTRDRLQVFTTNYDRVIEWGADKAGFRVLDRFVGSLEPLFRSSRLEIDYHYSPPGSHKEPRHLDGVFRLTKLHGSLDWRWNQQERQVIRIPSMFGIAPALDANELLIYPNAAKDIETSLYPYADLFRDFSSAACRPNATVVTYGYSFGDDHINRILRDMLTIPSAHLLIIAYSDDGERITRFAEPYRRSGQVSLMMGPSFADIGRLTEEWLPWPGTAHLNGLKRTPGDALDEDEDDSRD, from the coding sequence ATGCCAGAGGATGAAGATGAGTTAACGGAAGCTCCACCGACCCTGCTTCAGCAGGATCATCTCGCCTTGGGCGAGCGGAAGTGGACATCGGGAGAGCCCCTTCCGCCCCGTCGCTATGTTGAGGCCTTCATCGCAGCACTGCTCCAAAGCGAGCACCTCAATCTGTTAGTCGGTTCGGGCCTGACAACCGGCCTTGCGGCGGCCGCAAAAGTTCAATTGAAGGCGGATCTCGCTGCGAAGATCACCACTGGTGACGCCGAGTTAGACCTCATGTTGGAGGCCGCGGCCGGCCTTTCTGCTCGGGCGAGCGGACGCGGTGATCAACCAAATGTGGAAGATCGGCTTCGCGTTGCTCTCCAGGCATACGCAGGGCTCGCTGTGGTGCGGGACCAGCGTGAGTCTCTTCTACGGCAGACAATCGATAACGTGTTGCATTCCGTTCGTGATTCAGTGGCTGCTGTTGAATCGGGACTACGTGACCAGTCATTGGCAGGTAATGATGGCGCGAAGGCTGTCGACCTGCTGACCTCCTTCTTAGGAACGTTCGTGGGTCGAGTTCCCACACGCGACCGATTGCAGGTCTTCACTACTAACTACGACCGAGTGATCGAGTGGGGAGCCGACAAAGCTGGTTTCAGAGTTCTCGACCGCTTTGTTGGCTCACTCGAGCCGTTGTTCCGGTCATCCCGGCTTGAGATCGATTATCACTACTCACCCCCGGGCAGTCATAAGGAACCGAGACACCTTGATGGCGTCTTCCGATTGACGAAGCTTCACGGCTCGTTGGACTGGCGGTGGAATCAGCAAGAGCGGCAAGTCATTCGCATTCCATCCATGTTTGGAATTGCACCGGCCTTGGATGCTAATGAACTGCTCATTTATCCGAACGCAGCTAAAGATATTGAGACGTCCCTGTACCCGTATGCGGACCTCTTCAGAGACTTTTCATCCGCCGCCTGTAGGCCGAACGCCACTGTGGTCACATATGGATACAGCTTCGGTGATGACCACATCAACCGAATCCTCCGCGATATGTTGACCATTCCGAGCGCCCACCTCCTCATAATCGCTTACTCAGACGACGGAGAACGGATTACAAGGTTCGCCGAGCCATATCGCCGAAGTGGGCAGGTCAGCCTAATGATGGGTCCTTCGTTTGCGGACATCGGTCGGCTGACGGAGGAGTGGTTGCCGTGGCCTGGGACCGCCCACCTCAACGGTCTGAAACGGACCCCGGGCGACGCTCTTGACGAAGACGAGGACGACAGCCGTGACTAG
- a CDS encoding ATP-binding protein, with product MTRARSWDSISQETLTVGHVVEVTPSAVTVELDIEAPHGTSINHGVLQRFPSVNGFVALPCEAGVILAIVLWLGIVDSPALARTRQEAGVLGLPTGGRRLKAMALGLVRRDSRGELRLERGALTFPTVGDPVRLPTGSEAALAVPLLAGGGLRIGTAPMAGDSPVVVSPNRLFGRHLAILGNTGSGKSCSLAHLLRTSARLAIEGGGTFRAIVLDLNGEYGQTFADLEGVIPVRRYTVEPDVDANVETLRVPYWLWSFREWSAFAAASGRSQAPVLRQALHILRTSTYGGVPEGVVTVVAGRRIVLQFKSERVATRDITAKLSELERIRQSCKAVYESAGGDGADELRALHGALKAVLDRRRSSDSRYKWAMGVAGPSVEECRELISSFDSALEALGVPSMIGDVSSIDTPTPFNALDLVQLIELIGVDAGSDVASWVAPMQDRLTIAMSDRRMNNVCGYRDEESLEGWIDRLIGKDESGQISVLDLSLIPSQAQHVIASVIARSVLEVLERGRRVAGAAPVILAIEEAHALVRRRADTSLDEVSTGMADLCREAFERIGREGRKFGLSLVVSSQRPSELSETVLSQCNTFLVHRIVNGRDQDLVRRLVPDSLGDLVNEVSAYPARTALLLGAAAEIPVLVEVEMLDGRFRPNASDPDFEAAWRNGAPLDVARLAAAWAPKREQVEAIEDADEDEPPF from the coding sequence GTGACTAGAGCCAGGTCGTGGGATTCCATCAGCCAAGAAACGCTCACGGTGGGGCATGTTGTCGAAGTGACGCCGTCAGCGGTCACCGTTGAACTCGATATTGAGGCACCGCACGGAACGTCCATTAATCACGGCGTTCTACAACGCTTCCCGAGTGTCAATGGATTCGTCGCACTGCCATGCGAGGCGGGCGTCATCTTGGCGATCGTGCTTTGGCTGGGCATCGTCGACAGCCCTGCCCTTGCCCGGACGCGCCAGGAGGCAGGCGTTCTCGGATTGCCGACCGGCGGCCGTCGGCTCAAAGCAATGGCGCTGGGTCTGGTGCGGCGCGATTCGAGAGGCGAACTCAGGCTCGAACGTGGCGCGCTGACATTTCCGACCGTTGGCGATCCCGTGAGGCTACCGACGGGATCTGAGGCTGCGCTCGCTGTACCGCTACTTGCAGGCGGCGGACTACGTATTGGGACTGCACCGATGGCGGGCGATAGCCCAGTCGTCGTGAGCCCTAACCGTCTGTTCGGTCGCCATCTCGCCATCCTCGGAAATACGGGCAGCGGTAAATCATGCTCGCTCGCGCATTTGCTACGGACTAGCGCGAGGCTGGCTATTGAAGGCGGAGGGACTTTCCGCGCCATCGTTCTTGACCTAAATGGCGAATACGGTCAGACGTTCGCCGACCTTGAGGGTGTCATACCAGTCAGGCGGTACACCGTAGAACCAGACGTGGATGCGAACGTCGAGACTCTACGAGTTCCGTATTGGCTATGGAGCTTTCGCGAGTGGTCTGCCTTCGCCGCGGCCAGTGGTCGCAGTCAGGCACCAGTTCTCAGACAAGCCCTCCATATACTACGCACTTCGACCTACGGCGGAGTGCCAGAAGGCGTCGTGACGGTCGTTGCGGGGCGCAGGATAGTTCTTCAGTTCAAGTCCGAACGCGTTGCAACTAGAGACATCACAGCCAAGCTGTCTGAGTTGGAACGGATCAGGCAGTCTTGTAAAGCTGTTTATGAGTCTGCCGGAGGCGACGGCGCCGATGAACTTCGCGCGCTGCACGGTGCGCTCAAGGCTGTGTTGGATCGGAGACGCAGCAGCGATTCTCGGTACAAGTGGGCGATGGGTGTTGCGGGCCCGTCGGTCGAAGAGTGCCGAGAACTTATATCCAGTTTTGACAGCGCGCTGGAGGCGCTCGGAGTGCCGAGCATGATCGGAGACGTTTCTAGCATCGACACTCCGACTCCGTTCAATGCGCTTGATCTTGTCCAGTTGATCGAGCTCATTGGCGTTGACGCTGGTTCAGATGTCGCGAGCTGGGTAGCGCCCATGCAGGACCGACTGACGATCGCGATGAGCGACCGCCGCATGAATAACGTCTGCGGCTACCGTGACGAGGAGTCGCTCGAAGGTTGGATTGACCGCTTGATCGGGAAAGATGAAAGCGGCCAGATCTCAGTTCTCGACTTGAGTTTGATTCCTTCGCAGGCTCAGCATGTGATTGCTAGCGTTATTGCGCGGTCAGTCTTAGAAGTTCTGGAGAGGGGGCGCCGCGTCGCAGGTGCAGCTCCAGTCATCCTTGCAATAGAAGAGGCTCACGCTCTAGTTCGCCGTCGTGCCGACACATCCCTGGACGAAGTGTCAACCGGGATGGCTGACTTGTGCCGCGAAGCCTTCGAACGAATCGGAAGAGAGGGACGGAAGTTTGGTCTGTCGCTGGTGGTGTCATCGCAACGGCCGAGTGAGCTATCGGAAACGGTGCTCTCGCAGTGCAACACCTTCCTCGTGCACCGGATCGTGAACGGGCGGGACCAAGACCTGGTACGTCGGCTCGTGCCTGACTCCCTCGGCGACCTCGTGAATGAGGTGTCGGCCTACCCCGCCCGGACCGCACTACTTCTCGGTGCCGCCGCAGAGATTCCTGTGCTCGTGGAAGTCGAAATGCTTGACGGGCGTTTCCGGCCGAATGCGTCCGATCCAGACTTCGAGGCCGCATGGAGGAACGGGGCTCCGCTGGACGTCGCAAGACTAGCCGCTGCGTGGGCTCCGAAGCGGGAGCAAGTCGAAGCGATCGAAGACGCCGACGAGGATGAACCGCCGTTTTAG
- a CDS encoding helix-turn-helix transcriptional regulator: MVAASSQTPKKARRAGTSKSVARPRAAAGKPAPSTSADGGPAPGWTFLTNHAHVLLCLAHAGSLTARELSLRIGITERSVQAVLADLVAEGYLDKTKVGRRNDYSVNMSGRLRHPLEAAHTVGELIEALT; this comes from the coding sequence GTGGTTGCCGCGTCGAGCCAGACACCGAAGAAAGCGCGCCGAGCAGGGACGTCGAAGTCCGTAGCCCGGCCGCGAGCAGCCGCCGGCAAACCGGCACCGAGTACCAGCGCCGACGGCGGCCCGGCCCCCGGGTGGACGTTCCTCACCAATCATGCGCACGTCCTGCTGTGTCTCGCCCATGCCGGTTCCCTGACCGCCCGTGAGCTGAGCCTGCGCATCGGCATCACCGAGCGCTCGGTGCAGGCCGTCCTGGCCGACCTCGTCGCCGAGGGTTACCTCGACAAGACCAAGGTCGGGCGGCGCAACGACTACTCGGTCAACATGTCCGGACGCCTCCGCCACCCGCTGGAAGCCGCCCACACCGTGGGTGAGTTGATCGAAGCGCTGACGTGA
- a CDS encoding TerC family protein: MTDAVVVPIWGWVALTVVIVALLAIDLFMHRDNHVIEFREAAVWSAIWIAAGLGFGGIVWWAYGGEVAGTYYAGYLIEKALSVDNVFVFALIFTYFAVPDRYQHKVLFWGVVGALLFRLVFIFVGAELLAAFFWTAYIFGAFLIYTAYKMAFQHDKDLEPDKNLLVRLVRRVLPTDPNYHESRFFTRIDGKRVATLLFVVLIAVEATDLIFAIDSVAAVLAITTSTFIVWTANAFAVLGLRSLYFCLSGLLRRFTHLHYGLAVLLAFAGVKLILSETPVGKLPIPVTLGVIVVTLTASIVWSLIATRAGTVDNSPAPPTSPPDYRK; the protein is encoded by the coding sequence ATGACCGATGCGGTAGTGGTGCCGATATGGGGGTGGGTAGCCCTGACGGTGGTCATCGTCGCCCTGCTGGCGATCGACTTGTTCATGCACCGTGACAACCACGTGATCGAGTTCCGCGAAGCGGCGGTGTGGTCGGCGATCTGGATCGCCGCCGGGTTGGGCTTCGGTGGCATCGTCTGGTGGGCCTACGGCGGCGAGGTGGCCGGCACCTACTACGCCGGTTATCTCATCGAAAAGGCGCTCTCAGTCGACAACGTGTTCGTCTTCGCGCTGATCTTCACCTACTTCGCCGTCCCGGACCGCTATCAGCACAAGGTCCTGTTCTGGGGTGTCGTCGGGGCACTGCTGTTCCGGCTCGTGTTCATCTTTGTCGGCGCTGAGTTGCTCGCGGCGTTCTTCTGGACCGCCTACATCTTCGGCGCCTTCCTGATCTATACCGCCTACAAGATGGCCTTCCAGCACGACAAGGACCTCGAGCCGGACAAGAACCTGCTGGTGCGGCTGGTGCGCCGAGTGCTGCCCACCGATCCGAACTATCACGAAAGCCGGTTCTTCACCCGGATCGACGGAAAACGGGTTGCCACACTGTTGTTCGTGGTGCTCATCGCTGTCGAGGCGACCGATCTGATCTTCGCCATCGACTCGGTGGCCGCAGTGCTCGCCATCACCACCAGCACCTTCATCGTCTGGACCGCCAACGCCTTTGCCGTGCTCGGATTACGAAGCCTGTACTTCTGCCTGTCTGGACTGCTCCGTCGGTTCACCCACCTGCATTACGGGCTTGCGGTATTGCTTGCCTTTGCCGGCGTCAAACTCATCCTGTCCGAGACACCGGTGGGCAAGCTGCCCATCCCGGTGACCCTGGGCGTCATCGTTGTCACCCTCACCGCGTCGATCGTGTGGAGCCTGATCGCCACTCGCGCCGGCACCGTCGACAACTCCCCCGCCCCGCCCACGTCACCACCTGATTACCGAAAGTGA